CCCCAATATAAGGCCCACAAGGAAAAAGAGCGTTCTGTCTTTGTATTTTTCAAAAAGATATTTGATGAGCCTGGCGGCCGCCACTATTCCGACGACGCAGCCGAGGGCGAAAACCGAGAGAAAAACAAAAGACGGAAAAGTGAAACCTGAAAAAAAAGTTTTGATATGGCCTATCGCCGTCCCGTATATACCTATGACCAGCAGGATAAAGGAGCCGCTTATCCCCGGGAGTATCATGGCGGAGGTGGCAAGCGCGCCGCAGACAAAAACGGTGATAAGCGAGAAATCGCCCGGTGAGCCAGCCGGCCCCCAGAGATAAACAAAAAGGACGAGGGCTATGCCGGGCAGAGCGAAAATCGCGTTTTTAAATCCCCTGTCTCTAACGCGGTCTATAGGCAGGGCAAGGGAGGGGATTATGAGCCCGCCGAAAAAAGCCAGGGTGACAGAGGGCTGGTTTTTCAGGCACCAGTCTATGACCGGAGCCAGCGACACGATGGACAGAAACGCGCCCGCGCCCAGCGAGATTATAAAAACTCCGTCCAGATTATTAAACGCTTCCCTGAGGCGGCCTTTCGCGCAAAGGGCGCTGATATTCTTAAAAGTTATCCGGTTGATGTCCCGGACGAGCCTCTCGTATATCCCGAGTATCAGCGCGAATGTGCCGCCGGATACGCCGGGAATCAGATTCGCTATTCCTATAAGAAAGCCCTTGAAAATATTGATCACATTTCCTCCCTTCGCAGCGCCTTAATGGCGTAAAGCGGGTCCACCGGCACGCCGAAAAGGTATATCCCCAGATGCAGATGAGCTCCGGTGGAAAGGCCCGTTGAACCCAGCGTGCCGAGGGGGCGGTCGGGCGTTATCATCTCTCCTTCTTCGCAGAGGTTCTCATCCAGATGCATGTAAAAACTCTTCACGCCGCGGCCGTGCTCTATGATAACGGCGTTTCCGTGGAGGGGCGACTCCTTCAGAACCTGGATCACTTTCCCGCTTGAGACCGGAAAAACTTCCGTGCCGACGGGAGCGACAAAATCAACGCCCTTGTGCTGCCAGAGGGTTTTCCCGCGCTTATCAACGCGGCGCACGCCGAAGCCGCTGGATATGACAGATTTTTTAAGGGGTTCGGAAAAATCTCCGCTGTATTTTTTCTTCGTGAAAGATCCCAGATTCAGCGTTATCTTTTTTCTGCTCTCCGCGGGAACCTCCGGGATATTCTCCCGCCCCACGCTTATGCGGGACTGCCTGAATTTCTTATCCTGTATAGTTATCATCTTTTCAATCGTCAGGTCCTTTCTCAAAAATCTTTTTTCCCTGATGATGAGCGGCGCCTTTCCGCTCACATCAAGCCGCACGGGAACATAACCCGATGATATTTTGCCGTCCTTAAAAAGCGGATACATTTTTCCCATGAACCCGGCTTCGCATTGCCGGGGGCTCGCCACCGTCACTTTGATTATACCGCCCGGAAAGGTGTAGTCGGTAACTTTGATTATTTCAAGGGCGTAAAGCGCGGGAACCGCAAGGAGAAAGATGCCCGCTACAAGGATTCTTTTAGGAAAAGTCACTCTCTTCTTATCGAAACGATCTCCACCTGCCTTTGGCCGCCTGGAGTTTCAAATGTCACTTTTTCTCCCACGGTCCGGCCCAGCAGCGCGCGGCCTATGGGAGAGGATGAGGACAGGAGGCCCTCAACCGGGTCCGCCTCTTCAGCGGAAACAACGGTGTATTCATCCGTATCGCCGGAAGAGTCTTTCACCTCTATCGTGGCTCCCAGATAGACTTTGTCGGAAGACATCTGTTTTTCGTCTATTACCATGGCTGAATTCAAGGCGTTCTCGAGCTTGGCTATCGTTTTCTGGACATTCGTCAGGTCCTCTTTGGCGGAATGATACTCCGCGTTCTCCGAAAGGTCTCCCTGGGCGAGAGCCTCGTTTATCTCTCTGCTGAGGCGCGGAACGGATTCAGTCTTCAATCTCCTCAGCTCAGCGAGCAGTTTATCCT
This is a stretch of genomic DNA from Candidatus Omnitrophota bacterium. It encodes these proteins:
- a CDS encoding DUF368 domain-containing protein encodes the protein MINIFKGFLIGIANLIPGVSGGTFALILGIYERLVRDINRITFKNISALCAKGRLREAFNNLDGVFIISLGAGAFLSIVSLAPVIDWCLKNQPSVTLAFFGGLIIPSLALPIDRVRDRGFKNAIFALPGIALVLFVYLWGPAGSPGDFSLITVFVCGALATSAMILPGISGSFILLVIGIYGTAIGHIKTFFSGFTFPSFVFLSVFALGCVVGIVAAARLIKYLFEKYKDRTLFFLVGLILGSLTVLWPFKDYSFEEPGKVKTSIAAAKNTLPSSAKEAVYPALFFMLGIAGALMLNRIEKNSSPHED
- a CDS encoding M23 family metallopeptidase; the protein is MTFPKRILVAGIFLLAVPALYALEIIKVTDYTFPGGIIKVTVASPRQCEAGFMGKMYPLFKDGKISSGYVPVRLDVSGKAPLIIREKRFLRKDLTIEKMITIQDKKFRQSRISVGRENIPEVPAESRKKITLNLGSFTKKKYSGDFSEPLKKSVISSGFGVRRVDKRGKTLWQHKGVDFVAPVGTEVFPVSSGKVIQVLKESPLHGNAVIIEHGRGVKSFYMHLDENLCEEGEMITPDRPLGTLGSTGLSTGAHLHLGIYLFGVPVDPLYAIKALRREEM
- the greA gene encoding transcription elongation factor GreA, with protein sequence MAKYITKKGQDKLLAELRRLKTESVPRLSREINEALAQGDLSENAEYHSAKEDLTNVQKTIAKLENALNSAMVIDEKQMSSDKVYLGATIEVKDSSGDTDEYTVVSAEEADPVEGLLSSSSPIGRALLGRTVGEKVTFETPGGQRQVEIVSIRRE